The following proteins are encoded in a genomic region of Aquella oligotrophica:
- a CDS encoding metallophosphatase domain-containing protein, translating to MKIVCISDTHNHHQVLDGIIPTGDILIHGGDIAIHGSILEIQQFIDWFSQLPHKYKIFVGGNHDGALEHSKHLINIPTNVIYLENELIEIEDLKIWGSPVSPPFRSFGFMWDDLKRQALYANTPKCDILINHSPALGSLDKIIEERHVGCEFLKKAIERIKPRLVISGHIHEGYGKIEQNGIIYVNASIMTRYYKPLNQPISVDL from the coding sequence ATGAAGATAGTCTGCATTTCAGATACTCATAACCATCATCAAGTTCTTGATGGCATTATTCCCACTGGAGATATTTTAATCCATGGTGGTGATATTGCCATTCATGGTAGCATTCTTGAGATCCAGCAATTTATTGACTGGTTTAGCCAGCTGCCACATAAGTATAAAATATTTGTTGGTGGTAATCATGATGGTGCTTTGGAACACTCAAAGCACCTTATTAATATTCCGACAAATGTCATTTATCTTGAAAATGAGTTAATCGAAATCGAAGATCTTAAAATCTGGGGTTCACCTGTCAGCCCGCCATTTCGTAGTTTTGGCTTCATGTGGGATGATTTAAAGCGCCAAGCTTTATATGCAAATACACCTAAATGTGATATTTTGATTAATCATAGTCCTGCCCTTGGTAGTCTGGATAAAATCATTGAAGAACGGCATGTTGGCTGTGAATTTTTGAAAAAAGCTATCGAAAGAATAAAACCAAGGCTAGTTATCTCTGGACATATCCATGAAGGCTATGGAAAAATTGAACAAAATGGTATTATCTATGTCAACGCTTCAATTATGACGCGCTATTATAAGCCACTAAACCAGCCAATAAGTGTTGATTTATAG
- a CDS encoding SDR family NAD(P)-dependent oxidoreductase, whose protein sequence is MTNRTAIITGATSGMGEATARKLAALGMNLIITGRNESKLTTLASELNNNIKVVSKSGDISNPNFINELLEFSYTSINPQPSIYILSAGMGLPGSILSSDPDKWREMIELNYISVLHQLRQCAERFIKNPTHEIHDIIVIGSTAGRNPSALNSVYASTKTALIGLVDSLRQELCQHNIRVSLIEPGFTASGFQKAASYSQATLDKLQNELGEMLQPEDIANTIAFMVNQPANIHVDNIRIRPLRQK, encoded by the coding sequence ATGACAAACAGAACCGCGATCATTACCGGAGCGACTTCGGGGATGGGCGAAGCAACTGCCCGAAAACTAGCAGCACTTGGAATGAACTTAATCATCACCGGAAGAAATGAAAGCAAGCTTACCACCCTTGCCAGTGAACTGAACAATAATATAAAAGTAGTATCTAAAAGTGGCGACATCAGTAACCCTAATTTTATCAATGAGCTACTCGAATTTAGCTATACTAGCATAAATCCACAACCAAGTATTTATATTCTTAGTGCGGGAATGGGGCTTCCCGGAAGTATTCTTAGCTCTGACCCTGACAAATGGCGAGAAATGATTGAATTAAATTATATTTCGGTATTACACCAGCTGCGTCAGTGTGCCGAGCGGTTTATTAAAAATCCTACTCATGAAATACATGATATTATCGTAATTGGTTCTACTGCTGGACGTAATCCATCCGCCTTAAATAGTGTTTATGCATCGACAAAAACTGCATTAATTGGCTTAGTAGACTCTTTACGTCAGGAATTATGTCAACATAATATTAGGGTAAGTCTAATAGAGCCAGGCTTTACGGCTAGTGGCTTTCAAAAGGCAGCAAGCTATAGCCAAGCAACCTTAGACAAACTGCAAAATGAATTAGGCGAGATGTTACAGCCCGAAGATATTGCCAACACTATTGCGTTTATGGTAAATCAACCTGCTAATATCCATGTCGATAATATCCGGATTCGCCCACTAAGACAAAAATGA
- the def gene encoding peptide deformylase: MALLEILHYPDQRLHLKAKPVTNFDDELKKLIQDMAETMYANNGIGLAATQVNVQKRLFVIDLAKEGEPSQLEALINPVIIEKLGETSCEEGCLSVPGVFETVKRAEKIVATYQDANGVEHKIECDGLKAICIQHELDHLDGKVFVEYLSSLKQNFIKKKMKKLFKDEK; the protein is encoded by the coding sequence ATGGCTTTACTAGAAATATTACATTACCCTGACCAACGTTTACATCTAAAGGCAAAACCAGTTACAAATTTTGATGATGAACTAAAAAAGCTAATTCAGGATATGGCTGAAACAATGTATGCGAATAATGGAATTGGTTTGGCAGCAACTCAAGTAAATGTACAGAAACGATTATTTGTTATTGATTTAGCCAAAGAAGGTGAGCCTAGCCAGCTGGAAGCTTTAATAAACCCAGTAATTATAGAAAAGTTAGGCGAAACAAGTTGTGAAGAAGGTTGCTTATCAGTGCCGGGAGTTTTTGAGACGGTTAAGCGTGCAGAAAAAATAGTCGCAACCTATCAGGATGCCAATGGCGTAGAGCACAAAATTGAATGTGATGGCTTAAAAGCAATTTGCATTCAGCATGAGCTAGACCACCTGGATGGAAAGGTTTTTGTTGAATACCTCTCTTCATTAAAACAAAATTTCATTAAGAAAAAAATGAAAAAACTATTTAAAGATGAAAAATAA
- the dprA gene encoding DNA-processing protein DprA, which yields MAEKEIKLINWLRLAFTPGVGSITMLKLIQSFGSVENVYQQPMTILNNVVSKGVAQSILSDASLTAVETALNWQTQSDKRKLLTLESPEYPTELAQIAAPPMVLFAEGDIALLARKDKVAMVGTRHPTVQGVENAKMFARELSENNVCIVSGLAAGIDRYSHEGALMAEGSTIAVIGTGVDVQYPAGNKGLYREISEKGLILTEFPLGTRPLSQNFPQRNRIIVGLSRACLVVESAIDGGSMISAGYALEMGRDVMAIPGSIHNQMARGCHKLIKQGAKLIETAQDIFEELHFVSSGKKEEKQSASDTNDPVLLAMGFDPISLDSLGNKLNYDFGELCGKLLELELSGQIANCGGGKYQRVFK from the coding sequence ATGGCTGAAAAAGAGATTAAATTGATAAACTGGCTCAGGTTGGCTTTTACGCCGGGGGTTGGTTCTATTACCATGCTAAAGCTGATACAGAGCTTTGGCTCAGTGGAAAATGTTTATCAGCAACCGATGACTATTTTGAATAATGTTGTAAGTAAGGGTGTTGCTCAGAGCATTTTGTCGGATGCTTCTCTTACTGCAGTTGAAACAGCTTTAAACTGGCAAACACAAAGTGATAAACGTAAGCTTCTTACTCTTGAAAGCCCAGAATACCCTACTGAATTGGCTCAAATTGCGGCTCCACCTATGGTTTTGTTTGCTGAAGGAGATATTGCTCTTTTAGCAAGGAAAGACAAAGTAGCTATGGTTGGGACTAGACATCCAACTGTTCAGGGCGTGGAAAATGCAAAGATGTTTGCAAGAGAATTGTCTGAAAATAATGTTTGCATTGTTAGCGGGCTTGCTGCTGGTATTGATCGTTATTCGCATGAGGGAGCACTTATGGCAGAAGGCTCAACGATTGCCGTGATTGGTACTGGAGTTGATGTTCAATATCCGGCAGGGAATAAAGGGCTATATCGGGAAATTTCAGAAAAGGGATTAATTTTAACCGAATTTCCATTGGGAACAAGACCGCTTAGTCAAAATTTTCCGCAAAGAAACCGGATTATTGTTGGTTTAAGTCGTGCTTGTTTGGTAGTTGAGTCGGCAATTGATGGTGGCTCAATGATTAGTGCTGGCTATGCGTTGGAAATGGGGCGAGATGTGATGGCAATACCTGGCTCAATTCATAATCAGATGGCACGTGGTTGCCATAAGCTAATAAAGCAGGGGGCTAAACTGATAGAAACGGCTCAGGATATTTTTGAAGAGTTGCATTTTGTCTCTTCAGGGAAAAAGGAAGAAAAGCAATCTGCCTCAGATACTAATGATCCCGTTCTACTTGCTATGGGCTTTGACCCGATAAGCCTTGATAGTCTTGGGAATAAATTAAACTATGATTTTGGTGAATTATGTGGCAAACTACTGGAATTAGAGCTCTCTGGTCAGATAGCTAATTGCGGTGGTGGTAAATATCAGCGTGTTTTTAAGTAG
- a CDS encoding DUF494 family protein, with translation MIELLQFLFMTEKDEHLYLNKDGLVNELLTEHSFSHKEVHEMLEWFAPILDGNSFMEVNPETVREISSWEKQRLPLTVIQQILQRESKKLISSGEREVLFDRLATLGLNSSIADEEVQTIIDGLIFHLQHYKYQILPHGDSKIPFGFLNNFTIH, from the coding sequence ATGATAGAGTTATTGCAATTTTTATTTATGACGGAAAAAGATGAACATCTTTATCTGAATAAGGATGGCTTGGTTAATGAATTATTGACTGAGCACAGCTTTTCTCATAAAGAGGTACACGAAATGCTAGAGTGGTTTGCGCCAATACTTGATGGAAATTCCTTTATGGAGGTTAACCCTGAAACTGTGCGAGAAATTAGCTCTTGGGAAAAGCAACGTCTCCCTTTGACTGTAATTCAGCAGATTTTGCAAAGGGAAAGTAAGAAGTTAATTAGTAGTGGTGAGAGAGAAGTGCTTTTTGATCGTTTGGCAACACTTGGGTTAAATTCAAGCATAGCTGATGAAGAGGTTCAAACTATAATTGATGGACTAATTTTTCATTTGCAACATTATAAGTATCAAATTTTGCCGCATGGGGATTCCAAAATTCCATTTGGTTTTTTAAATAATTTCACTATCCACTAA
- the tuf gene encoding elongation factor Tu, protein MAKEKFERTKPHVNVGTIGHVDHGKTTLTAAITTILSKKFGGEAKGYDQIDSTPEEKARGITINTAHVEYETEGRHYAHVDCPGHADYIKNMITGAAQMDGAILVVAASDGPMPQTREHILLARQVGVPYIVVFLNKCDMVDDEELLELVEMEVRELLSQYEFPGDDTPVIRGSALKALEGDQGQYGEPAIYKLAEALDAYIPQPERAVDGAFLMPVEDVFSISGRGTVVTGRVERGIIKVGEEIEIVGIRDLQKTTVTGVEMFRKLLDQGQAGDNVGLLLRGTKREDVERGQVLAKPGSIKPHTKFEAEVYVLSKEEGGRHTPFFSNYRPQFYFRTTDVTGAVALPEGTEMVMPGDNIRITVELIAPIAMEDGLRFAIREGGRTVGAGVVSKIIA, encoded by the coding sequence ATGGCTAAAGAAAAATTTGAACGTACGAAACCGCATGTAAACGTAGGAACGATTGGTCACGTGGATCATGGAAAAACTACATTGACAGCAGCGATTACGACAATTCTGTCAAAAAAATTCGGTGGTGAAGCTAAAGGTTACGATCAAATCGATAGCACTCCAGAAGAAAAAGCACGTGGTATTACGATTAATACAGCACACGTAGAATATGAAACAGAAGGTCGTCATTACGCACACGTTGATTGTCCAGGACATGCTGATTACATCAAAAACATGATTACAGGTGCAGCACAGATGGATGGAGCTATTCTTGTAGTAGCAGCATCAGATGGTCCTATGCCACAAACACGTGAGCATATCCTTCTTGCGCGTCAAGTTGGTGTACCATACATCGTTGTATTCTTGAATAAATGCGATATGGTTGATGATGAAGAACTTCTTGAACTAGTAGAAATGGAAGTTCGTGAGTTGTTAAGCCAGTATGAGTTCCCTGGTGATGATACACCAGTAATTCGTGGTTCAGCTTTGAAAGCCCTTGAAGGTGATCAAGGTCAATACGGTGAGCCTGCAATTTATAAACTAGCAGAAGCTTTAGATGCTTACATTCCACAACCAGAGCGTGCAGTAGATGGTGCATTCTTGATGCCTGTTGAAGATGTGTTCTCAATTTCAGGTCGTGGTACAGTTGTAACTGGTCGTGTAGAGCGTGGTATTATCAAAGTAGGTGAAGAGATTGAGATCGTAGGTATCCGTGATCTTCAAAAAACAACAGTAACTGGTGTTGAGATGTTCCGTAAATTATTGGATCAAGGTCAAGCTGGTGACAACGTTGGTTTACTACTTCGTGGTACAAAACGTGAAGACGTTGAGCGTGGTCAAGTATTAGCTAAGCCAGGTTCAATCAAGCCACATACAAAATTTGAAGCTGAAGTATATGTACTAAGCAAAGAAGAGGGTGGACGTCATACACCATTCTTCAGTAACTACCGTCCACAGTTCTACTTCCGTACAACGGATGTAACAGGAGCAGTAGCATTACCAGAAGGTACAGAAATGGTTATGCCTGGTGATAACATTCGTATAACTGTAGAATTGATTGCACCGATTGCGATGGAAGACGGTTTACGTTTTGCGATTCGTGAAGGTGGTCGTACAGTAGGTGCTGGTGTTGTTTCTAAAATTATTGCTTAA
- the secE gene encoding preprotein translocase subunit SecE, translating into MNSPVKTEEIKQPSVVFNYISLILLLLGLGLFYGLELNVWLRWGIFVVSILAAAGTFFFLAPMGINLHGYIRDSWRELQKVVWPARKETMQFTWIVFLFVLILSLFLWAVDSGLAWLLYGVILGKGS; encoded by the coding sequence ATGAATTCACCGGTAAAAACAGAAGAAATTAAACAGCCGAGTGTGGTATTTAATTATATATCCCTGATATTATTGCTTCTAGGCTTAGGTTTATTTTATGGTTTAGAGTTAAATGTTTGGTTGCGTTGGGGGATATTTGTAGTATCTATTCTAGCAGCTGCTGGTACATTTTTCTTCCTTGCTCCGATGGGTATTAATTTACATGGCTATATTCGTGATTCATGGCGCGAGCTACAAAAAGTTGTATGGCCAGCAAGAAAAGAAACCATGCAATTTACGTGGATTGTGTTTCTGTTTGTTCTAATCTTAAGTCTATTCTTATGGGCTGTAGATAGTGGCTTGGCATGGCTTCTGTATGGAGTAATCTTAGGAAAGGGCAGCTAA
- the nusG gene encoding transcription termination/antitermination protein NusG — protein sequence MSLAWYVVQVATNMEDKVQGSLTLNIIKKINDYEYAGQKDKANQVRESFGITAELASDAEIDDFLKKNIILVPKEKIEEVRNGKKRENDRKIFPGYVLVKMDYSDEMGLLIRKTPKVSSFIGVAKDSRPVPISQKEVDSILQQVNDSKEKAKHKVEFEVGEKIRIVDGPFVDFNAIIEDVIYDKFKLRVNVQIFGRETSVDLEFGQVEKLG from the coding sequence ATGAGTCTCGCATGGTATGTAGTACAAGTTGCTACCAATATGGAAGATAAGGTGCAGGGTTCACTGACACTTAATATTATCAAAAAAATTAATGATTACGAATATGCTGGGCAAAAAGATAAAGCTAATCAAGTTCGCGAATCATTTGGGATCACAGCAGAACTAGCTAGCGATGCTGAGATTGATGATTTTCTCAAGAAAAATATTATTCTAGTACCAAAAGAAAAGATTGAAGAAGTACGGAATGGTAAAAAGCGTGAAAATGATCGTAAGATCTTTCCTGGCTATGTTTTAGTTAAGATGGATTATAGTGACGAGATGGGGCTTTTAATCCGTAAAACGCCAAAAGTATCAAGTTTTATTGGGGTTGCCAAAGACTCTCGTCCAGTACCTATTTCACAAAAAGAAGTGGATAGTATTCTACAACAAGTTAATGACTCTAAAGAAAAAGCCAAACACAAGGTTGAATTTGAAGTTGGTGAGAAAATCCGAATTGTTGATGGTCCGTTTGTTGATTTTAATGCAATCATTGAAGATGTTATTTATGATAAATTCAAGTTGCGTGTAAATGTACAGATTTTTGGACGGGAAACTTCGGTTGATTTGGAGTTTGGGCAGGTTGAAAAGCTTGGATAA
- a CDS encoding uracil-DNA glycosylase translates to MKKSEQNSLSLLIGNLWVPKADVIADLRTKNQLPEAELRSISNKEKIKPDAEMREINPVAIIEEEKPLIKPVLEEESESKKNIVRKDTPVVNESSPQATQLTPEKMILIDNWQELEHQIINCQKCKLCYGRKNVVIDRGKRNARWMFIGEGPGEQEDIQGKPFVGASGQLLDKMITAMQLSPENDVYIANVVKCRPPNNRNPNEEEIAACSNYLLSQIAMVKPDIIITLGRFAIQTLLKTTLAVGKLRNKVNYYQDTPVIATYHPSYLLRTPEAKKDAWADLQLAMKTFKS, encoded by the coding sequence ATGAAAAAATCTGAACAAAACTCTTTATCCCTATTAATTGGTAATTTATGGGTTCCCAAAGCTGATGTAATTGCTGATCTACGGACAAAAAATCAACTTCCAGAAGCTGAGCTAAGATCGATTAGTAATAAAGAGAAAATAAAACCTGATGCTGAAATGAGGGAAATTAATCCAGTAGCAATTATCGAAGAAGAGAAGCCGCTAATTAAACCAGTATTAGAAGAAGAGAGCGAATCAAAGAAAAACATCGTCAGGAAAGACACTCCAGTAGTCAATGAAAGTAGCCCGCAGGCGACTCAACTCACTCCAGAAAAAATGATATTAATTGATAATTGGCAAGAGCTTGAGCATCAGATCATTAACTGCCAAAAATGTAAACTTTGCTATGGACGCAAAAATGTTGTTATCGATCGTGGTAAGCGGAATGCACGCTGGATGTTTATTGGTGAAGGTCCGGGGGAGCAGGAGGATATTCAAGGAAAACCATTTGTTGGAGCATCTGGGCAATTACTCGATAAAATGATAACCGCCATGCAATTATCACCAGAAAATGATGTTTATATTGCCAATGTGGTCAAATGCCGTCCGCCAAATAATAGAAATCCAAATGAAGAAGAAATCGCAGCCTGTAGCAATTACCTTCTTAGCCAGATTGCTATGGTAAAACCAGATATTATAATAACTCTTGGGCGCTTTGCCATCCAGACTCTATTAAAAACTACTCTCGCGGTTGGTAAACTTAGAAATAAAGTTAATTACTACCAAGATACCCCTGTAATCGCAACTTATCATCCATCATATTTACTACGTACGCCGGAAGCAAAAAAGGACGCATGGGCTGATTTGCAGCTAGCGATGAAAACGTTTAAGTCATAA
- the rimI gene encoding ribosomal protein S18-alanine N-acetyltransferase, with amino-acid sequence MIIRELGAEEVGLLAEIDISVNPSAWSIENYLDAINNENQYILGIFDELDILIGGITYSSVLEEAEILQVCIASKEQGNGYASQLFNHLFDTLINSGVTQIFLEVRSNNIPAINLYHKLGFNIIAERKNYYRINGKLFDALVMAKSI; translated from the coding sequence ATGATAATTCGCGAACTTGGAGCAGAAGAAGTTGGGCTACTAGCTGAAATTGATATATCGGTCAATCCAAGTGCATGGTCAATCGAAAACTACCTAGATGCGATAAATAATGAAAACCAGTATATATTGGGTATTTTTGATGAGTTGGATATTTTAATCGGTGGTATAACCTATAGTAGCGTTCTTGAAGAAGCAGAGATTCTACAAGTTTGTATTGCCTCTAAAGAGCAAGGTAATGGTTATGCATCACAATTATTTAATCATTTATTCGATACGCTAATAAACTCAGGAGTAACGCAGATTTTCCTTGAAGTCCGCTCTAATAATATCCCAGCAATAAACCTTTATCATAAGCTGGGATTTAATATCATAGCAGAACGAAAAAACTACTACAGAATAAATGGCAAACTTTTTGATGCGCTGGTAATGGCAAAAAGCATATGA
- the tsaB gene encoding tRNA (adenosine(37)-N6)-threonylcarbamoyltransferase complex dimerization subunit type 1 TsaB — translation MNILTIDSSNEFLVLGAQSATNTEKSMIKAGNRHSEFILPEIDNILKKVQLDSVSELDMIAYNYGPGAFTGLRIGLGCALGLAYSNNTPLAAIPSFLLYTCPESQKYRFLAVALDARLNQVYFAVINQEDFSYRINPCLIPPEEIIQILESDTVLNSDNCWITGNGIPAYLDKTTTLSNKFAYLHQEYPDASRMLELCNHGRYQRFDCKNADLMYIRDKVALNLDEQKKSKAQ, via the coding sequence ATGAATATTCTAACAATAGACAGCTCTAACGAGTTTCTGGTATTAGGGGCACAATCAGCTACAAATACTGAAAAATCCATGATTAAAGCAGGTAATCGCCATTCTGAATTTATCTTACCAGAAATTGATAATATTTTAAAAAAAGTCCAATTAGATTCAGTCTCAGAGCTGGATATGATTGCCTATAACTATGGACCAGGAGCTTTTACCGGGCTTAGAATTGGTTTAGGCTGTGCATTGGGGCTTGCTTATAGCAATAATACCCCTCTGGCAGCAATTCCATCTTTTTTGCTTTATACTTGTCCGGAAAGTCAGAAATATCGTTTTCTTGCGGTAGCTTTAGATGCACGTCTAAATCAAGTATATTTTGCCGTAATCAATCAAGAGGATTTTAGTTACCGAATTAATCCGTGCCTGATACCACCAGAAGAAATTATTCAAATTTTGGAAAGCGATACTGTACTAAACTCTGATAATTGCTGGATTACGGGTAATGGTATCCCAGCCTATCTTGATAAGACCACTACTTTAAGCAATAAATTTGCATATCTGCATCAGGAATATCCGGATGCTTCAAGAATGCTGGAACTATGTAATCATGGACGCTATCAACGCTTTGATTGTAAAAATGCTGATTTGATGTATATCCGCGATAAAGTAGCCTTGAATCTTGACGAGCAAAAAAAGAGCAAAGCCCAATAA
- a CDS encoding acetate/propionate family kinase, with product MLILLIHRNGRIINYQIYKFFQKKYSLQLNGKIDFSNFAAVNFTEINSQNKKNHDEIRNDLENDLLKSHIDFQLLVANSPLINKEHSIIVNKISHGGDTFNEITLLSEQAIEKLAEYSILAPGDQEADLELTKTLLNMFPKAKHYASFETAFHATISNTHKMLLPSLEYTREFARNYGKNGLLFAAINQRLNDITEKKIAKGKWLFIDIDATETIICAVKNNKSVYSTASFIHDELLNFKSCGLIDPQLALIIEAKPTQISNLFAKLNLSQLDIPNKSILEIIKSDEPAIKILGNYYFNQLIATIGKLAAIMKGLHGIVFTGKIAALDPQIRGSICEQLEWLGVELGNKNNAENKFKISKKSSKVEVYAIQASPLDGMLYQLLDRM from the coding sequence ATGCTGATATTGCTTATCCACCGTAATGGCAGGATTATTAATTATCAGATTTATAAATTTTTCCAAAAAAAATATAGTCTGCAACTAAATGGCAAAATCGATTTTAGCAATTTTGCTGCAGTTAATTTTACGGAAATTAACTCACAAAATAAAAAAAACCATGATGAAATACGTAATGACTTAGAGAATGACCTACTAAAGAGTCATATAGATTTTCAATTACTAGTTGCTAATTCTCCACTCATTAATAAAGAGCACTCCATAATTGTCAATAAAATAAGCCATGGGGGAGATACTTTTAATGAAATCACATTATTAAGCGAACAGGCAATTGAAAAGCTAGCTGAATACTCAATTCTCGCACCCGGAGATCAAGAAGCTGACCTTGAATTAACCAAAACATTATTAAACATGTTTCCCAAAGCAAAACACTACGCTTCATTTGAAACAGCATTTCACGCTACCATCTCCAATACGCATAAAATGCTACTACCAAGCCTTGAATATACTAGGGAATTTGCCAGAAATTATGGTAAAAATGGCTTATTATTTGCAGCAATAAATCAGCGCCTTAATGACATTACCGAAAAGAAAATAGCAAAAGGCAAATGGTTATTCATTGATATAGACGCCACAGAAACAATTATTTGTGCGGTTAAAAATAATAAAAGTGTTTATTCTACCGCAAGCTTCATCCATGATGAATTACTTAACTTTAAGTCATGTGGACTTATCGATCCACAACTTGCGCTAATAATTGAGGCAAAGCCTACGCAAATATCTAATTTATTTGCAAAGTTAAATTTATCTCAGCTAGATATTCCAAATAAATCAATCTTAGAAATCATAAAATCTGATGAGCCAGCGATAAAAATCTTGGGTAATTATTATTTTAACCAGCTAATTGCTACAATCGGTAAATTAGCAGCAATAATGAAAGGTCTTCATGGCATTGTATTTACTGGTAAAATTGCTGCCTTGGATCCACAAATCCGAGGTAGTATATGTGAGCAACTGGAATGGCTTGGTGTCGAATTGGGTAATAAAAACAATGCAGAAAATAAATTTAAAATCAGTAAAAAAAGTAGCAAAGTTGAAGTCTATGCAATTCAGGCTTCACCACTTGATGGCATGCTGTATCAATTATTAGATCGAATGTAA
- the hemW gene encoding radical SAM family heme chaperone HemW — protein sequence MNKISTNSLTLKQLPPLSLYIHMPWCVKKCPYCDFNSHNLKGDLPEEQYINALLADLDQALPLIWGRSFQSIFIGGGTPSLFSGKAIDNLLSQIRTRIRLSPYAEITMEVNPGTVERQYINEYKQAGVNRISLGIQSFNNNQLKALGRIHDADEAKSAIEIVATTFDNFNLDIIYALPKQTIPDAENDIRQAISFNPTHISAYNLTIEPNTEFAKYTPVGLPDNDTCYLMQDNLTSILSEHGYKHYETSAFAKEGYQCQHNLNYWQFGDYLGIGAGAHSKLSFHDKIIRQMRDKHPTQYQEKVTLGKHILEDLMVNSEDLPFEFMMNTLRLIEGFNTTLFNEHTGLPLNNALPPLLKAQEKQLIEILPDKIRPTKLGQNFLNDLLVMFLADNKN from the coding sequence ATAAATAAAATTTCAACTAATTCACTAACATTAAAACAGCTACCACCATTATCATTATATATCCATATGCCGTGGTGTGTAAAGAAATGCCCGTATTGTGACTTCAATTCACATAATTTAAAAGGTGATTTACCAGAAGAACAATACATAAATGCATTATTAGCTGATTTGGATCAGGCGCTTCCCTTAATCTGGGGGCGCTCATTCCAAAGTATATTCATTGGCGGTGGAACGCCAAGCCTTTTTAGTGGCAAAGCCATCGATAATCTTTTAAGTCAGATTAGAACGCGCATCCGACTTTCTCCATATGCAGAAATTACGATGGAAGTAAACCCAGGAACTGTTGAAAGACAATACATTAATGAATATAAACAAGCTGGGGTAAATCGTATCTCGCTTGGGATTCAATCATTTAATAACAATCAATTAAAAGCGCTGGGACGTATCCATGATGCAGATGAAGCTAAATCAGCTATCGAAATAGTTGCAACTACCTTTGATAATTTCAACCTAGATATAATCTATGCGCTACCTAAGCAAACTATCCCGGATGCAGAAAATGATATTCGTCAAGCAATCAGCTTTAATCCAACGCATATTTCAGCATATAACCTGACAATTGAGCCAAATACTGAATTTGCAAAATATACTCCAGTGGGATTACCAGATAATGATACCTGCTATCTAATGCAGGATAACCTTACCTCTATTTTATCTGAGCATGGCTATAAACACTATGAAACTTCAGCTTTTGCCAAAGAAGGTTACCAATGCCAACACAATCTAAACTATTGGCAATTTGGTGACTATCTGGGAATTGGTGCAGGGGCACATTCCAAACTAAGTTTCCATGATAAAATAATTCGCCAGATGCGCGATAAACATCCCACACAATACCAAGAAAAAGTTACATTAGGCAAGCATATTCTTGAAGATCTAATGGTTAATAGTGAAGATTTACCATTTGAATTTATGATGAATACATTAAGGCTCATTGAGGGGTTTAATACCACTTTATTTAATGAACATACGGGGTTACCATTAAATAACGCTCTTCCCCCACTATTAAAAGCTCAAGAGAAGCAACTAATTGAAATTTTGCCAGATAAAATCCGCCCAACCAAGCTTGGGCAGAATTTCCTCAATGATCTACTGGTAATGTTTTTAGCGGATAATAAAAATTAA